The window GAATTTGCATATTTGGCGGTAGTTACGGTGGTTACGCGTCACTTATGGGGGTAGTAAAAGAGCCTGACCTTTATCAATGCGCCGTTGGCTATGTTGGAGTTTACGACCTGCTACTTATGAAGGACACCGGTAATGTCGCGGAAAGACTTGATTGGGGGCTCGACTACCTAAACGAAGCATTGGGCGAGAGCGAAGAAAAGCTAAAGGCGATATCACCTCACTACCATGTTGATAAGATAAAGGCTGACGTATTTATCGTGCACGGTGGCCGTGATGAGCAAGCCCATTATGATAATGCGCTTAATATTCGCGAGCAGTTTAAAAAACATAACAAACCACTGAAGTGGATGTGGAAAGAAACTGAAGGACATGGTTTTGCAGATCCGGAAAATCGCTTGGATTTAATGGAAGCTATGGTTGAGTTTTTTGATAAAAGCCTGAAATAGCCTTCAGTATATAAGTGAACTTTCACTGTAAACTGCTAGTTAAAAAACAAGCCAGTTGAAGGCATATTAAAGTGCCCCCCAGTAATTGGATCTTCCAATTACTGGGGGGCTTTTTATTGGTAGAACGAAAGTTACAAGCGCTAAGGCTTAACCATTGAAGTAATTTATCACCTCTTGGTATAAGATTCATTCGCACGTTAGGGCTGTTCATCAGATAGGGCAGCAAACCCACAGCACTTCGGTGTGACAACGATTCAGAATATTTTTCGACGAAGTTAACAAGTTGGACAAAGAAGCCTAAAATAAGTTTGCTTTATATCGAGCCCGTTAAGCTAGCTCACAATGCCTACATCGAACGATTTAATCAAACAGCTCATCGCGAGTAGCTTGAATTAAAGATTCTCGAAAACGTTGAACGGAAACATCAAACCGTCTTGAAGACGGCAGCAACAGAATAACCTTTACCAATAATTTGGCGGACAGCTTCACCCTTAAATTCTGGACTGTATCGTTGGCTGTTCATAAACTTCCCTCCTATGCTCAAATAATAGCCAGAAATTGTCTATGATTCTCGGCCCACTCCATCTATGGCTATAAGGTGCCTATCAAATCAGTGGCGCTCCATACAGCTATAGCCGGCCCCTCCGAAATATTTCACGCAAGCAACTGACTAATTCGACGAGTAACCGCAGCTAAAGCGTGGGACTACATCTCACCTTCAAGTCATTCTATCCCCCTATACAGAAACGGTGAAGGCGCTACGCACTTGTCCTTTCGCGCACAAAAAAGCCTGGCTTAAGCCAGGCTTTTTGTTTCTATACACGGTTCACTTTTAGAACTTGTGGCTTACACGGAAGAATGCTCCACGTCCAAGAACTCGGTATGTAGATGGATCAGTACCACCGCCAAGTGCTTGGTCAATATATGGAGGGTTCTCATCAGTAAGGTTAGTTACACCTACTGATACGCGCGGCCCCCAAGGAGTTTCATAAGCTACTGACAAGTCATGATAAACTTGAGCATCTACTGAAACAGTTCCTGGGAAGTACAACAGTTCATAATCGATACCTGAAATGTACTCAGCTGCATAAGATACAGTTAAGTCATTCCAGAACCAATCTGTTGTAAAGTTAACTTTATTTTCTGGATAAGTTTCGCCAGTTACGAACTGAGAGTAAGTACCAGTAAAGTCAACAGCCTCAAGGTTACCTTCGTCATTTACAACTGTGTTTTCACGTTTCAAGACGTGAGTCCAGCCTAGGAATGTACGGAATTCACCAACTTCAGTATTGAAGTTATAAGAGAACTCAGTATCGATACCTTCAGCAACACGAGAAGTTAAGTTAGAAGGTAAAGTGACCACTTGCTCAATAATGCCGTCGTCGCCACGAGTGATATTATCACACAGAGATTGAACGCCATTAATACACGCATTCATAGTGTTCTGTGTAAGAACCGTATCGATAACGTTTTCGATGTTGATTTCATACCAGTCGACAGTTACGTTGAAGCCTTCCAAGAAATCAGGAGACCAAGCAACACCGATTGTTGTAGTATCACCTTCTTCAGGCTGAAGGTCTGGGTTACCACCTACACGAGAACGAACTTGTGAGTCAGTGCTTGAGTTACCACCCTGAGGAACACCTTCGGCTACACAAACTGATTGTTGTGATGCAGTCAGGTTGCTCCAGTTATCTGCTCGACATGGATCAGATGCAGATGGGAACGAGTCAGCCTGCGGACTAAACAAGTTTCCGATTGTTGGAGCACGGAACACCTCGCCATAAGTACCACGAATTAACAGGCCTTGATATGGCTGCCAGCGAATGCCAGCTTGATAAGTTGACTCACTGCCGAATGTGCTAAAGTCGTCATAACGAAGACCTAAATTAGCTTCCAAAGTTTCAGCTGCAGGAGCTCCTGAAAGAATTGGTAACGATACCTCACCAAACAGTGAGTTAACTGTGAATGAACCTTCTACACCGCCACCAGTGTTACCAGAAACTTCATCCAACGCTTTACCTGAATCAGGGGAGTATGCTGTCCACTCGCGGCGGTATTCATAACCAAATGCTGCACCAACGAAACCTGCTGGTAATTCAAATAAGTCACCGCTAGTAGATGCTGTAAAGGTGTCTAATTGAGAACGATAGTGGTCAGTTAAGTCTACTGATACGTAACCAAGCATTTCGTCTGTAAGTGACCCGTTACCGCCAGTAATGTTCATTGGAACACAACCTTCAATCACGTTACCCGGCGTACCACAAACAATATCTCCGTTAGCGTTCTCGAATGACGGACCTAAGGCTTTAGATAGGTTTGGTCCATAAAGTTGACCACGGTCGATATCCGTACGTTCACGATAGCCGTAATTGTAGTTGATATCGAAGTCCCAAGTATCTGTCAGGTAACCACGGATACCGAAAACACCTTGCGCCTGCAATACGTCTTGTTGGAACTCACGGTTCCCTTCTAATACACGACGGCGTAAACGTGTTACTGGCTCGCTGAATGGATTGTAGTAACTATCTGGAGATAGAGCTAAGTCGTCAGAGAACCCTGGATCGAATAACGTATCAAATGGCGTTGCCGCAAGGCGTTGTAAAGACTCTCGCTTATTCACTCTTAATTCAGTATAAGCCTGAACATCATCAGAGATTTTAAAATCTGCGTTAGAAAACACATTGATTTTGTTATACGGAGTCTGGATGAAGTTAACAGGCGCATAGTTGTAGGTGTCGTTATTAGCACCCGAGCCAACCCATTCGCGAAAGTCACTTTCTTCAGCTACAAAGCCTTCACCATCCCATGCTTCAAAGCCACCTGAGCCATCTTGACATGCTTCCAAGATATACTCTTGACCGCCGACATAGAAATGACCACAAGGTACAGAGCCTGAGCCTAATAAAATAGCGTTAGCATTTGGACCTTCGGCTGTCGGACCATTGGCAGTAATACTCTCACCGTCGAAACCAGCATAAGGAAGCTGGAAAAAGTCTACATTGTCTGCGTCGCCTTGACGAACTGGCGTTTGCTCAGTGATATCAACACCAAACACAATGTTTCCATCAGCAAACTCACGTCCAGCCACTACGCTGAAAGTACGCTCATGGTCTTTGTTCGCTTCAGTTGATGTTCTGTATTGAAAATTAACATCTACGCCCTGAACGCTTTTCTTGGTAATTACGTTTACAACACCAGCAACAGCGTCAGCACCGTAAACCGCGGAAGCACCATCTTTAAGTACTTCAATACGCTCAATCATAGATGAAGGAATAGTTTGGAAGTCCCCCCCATCTACAGTCCGGCGACCATTAACTAGTACTAGTGTACGCGCAGCGCCTAAACCACGAAGGTTAATTTGAACTGAACCGTTACCACCATTGTTGGTCGTTGTACCGATTGGTGAGCCTGACATAGCAGGCATTCTTTGGATGAAGTCACCAACGTCGGTAATACCAACTTTGGCAAGATCTTCACCTGTGAAAACCGATACAGGGTTTGCACCTTCAATATCAGTTTGCTTAATACGAGAACCAGTCACCTGGATTTTTTCAATATTGTTTTCTGCTTCAACATCTTGCGCATCTTGAGCGATTGCAAATGCAGGAAAACCTAATGACGCAGCTACCGCAGCTGCCGTTAGGCTTTTACGAAATGTTAAGTTTTTCATGAGTAAAAACTCCCTGGAACGTTTTTATTATTTCGCTTCTTTTATAGAAGCTGTTTAGAATCTAACAGGAAGTTAAGGAGTTGTAAACTTTTCGTGTAAAAATTGTTGGTAGTACTTTAAGGCTGCTAAAAAGCCGCCTACTGCGGCTTTGCAAGTAAGAGTCGTATATTTATTTTGACGCCTGAATACAATAACCAAAAATGCCACTCTCAGGAAACTCTACCTCTTGGGCAAGGACATTTTTAAAGCCTGCATTTTCAAACTGCTTTTCTATATTTTCCGGAGAGCTAAGCTGCTCAACCGCCTTCAATAATGTTTGAGTTCGTGCCTTATGCGCATTTATAGAATTCAAGTATCCTGCATAAACCTGACGTGAGTCAACCTCGCTACCTTTTGCTGCGGCTTGTAAGATATGTTTTGTTGCCTGCACAAAGTTCATCGCATGAAAAGCCGGGTTATGCTCATGCTTCCGTGCAAATTGATTCAGTGCCTGTTGTGCCTGCAATGCTGAGCGTGGCAAATTATTCGGACCTTGTTTAAGTAACGCATCTTGCAGTGGCGCTACAGACTTCTTCAAATGCTTAATCACCGATGGCGTTAAATCATATATAGCCTGACTTTTTTTATAGATAACCGATGACTCAGAGTGCATTAAGGCTATTAGGGAGCCACCTCGCTTCAACTGGGCACGCAAGTTCTTTAAGCCTTCTTCCATGTCGCCGTATTCAAGTCCATAATGCGACACGAACATACCAACCTTTTTATTGGAGGGCAGTTTGAAAGTTTCATAGGGCGTGTTACCAGAAAGCTTAAGCTCTTTATTTGGCGGGTTTATATCAGCTGAATCAATGCCCTGAATATCTAAATTTTTGCCTTTCTCTTCTGAGTATTCAGTGAGCCATTGCACAACCGCGCCATTACCAGTACCAATATCAACTATCGGTTGTTTTATATCGACTTCGTCGAAACGTTCAAACCAAAACTTACGCATTTGGTAAGCTTGTAGGCGCGACTTTTCATCTAGGAAGCTTGCTTTCGCACCACGTTGCCAATACTCAGTCCATGGATTTTTTGTTGTTTTCATTATTGCTCACTCCAGTACTACTACGACAGTATTTTCATGCTACCACAAAAAAGCCCGACTCAAAGAGCCGGGCTAATATACAAATCACTTTTAAAAAAGTGCTTTTTAGAAGCGCATGGTTACGCCTGCAAAGTAATAACGACCGGTTACATCGTAAGCTTCAGAAGCAGTATTGATACCGGTTCCACCGCTTACTGTACCTTGTGGTAACATAGGTGGTTTCTTATCGAACGCATTACGCACGCCAAAAGTAAACTCGTAGTTGTCGTTCATGACATAACCAGCCGAGATGTCGTGGTAAGTCACTGAACCTACGTTGTTGAACTCTTCTAGTGGTGCAAAGTTCGTAAAGTTGTAGTTGTAACCATTTGTCGAGTCTTTAGCACTGTCCCAATAACGCATTCTCCAAGAGAATGTTAAGTCATTAAGTGCATAGCTCAAGTTCAAGTTTGCGCGGTGGTTTGGCGTTGTGATTGAACCTTCATAAGTTTCAACGCTTCCATCGTAAATTGACTCTATTGAGTACTCGTCAATATAGTTCCAGATTAAATCTGCAGCGAACTGACCGTCAGCTATTTGAGTGCGGTAATTCAACTCAAGGTCAACACCCGAGGTGCTGATGATATTCTCGTTTGATGAGCTGCTATCTACATCGACAAGAACACCGTCAGAGCTGCGGAAAACTTGATCGTTACAGCTTGGATCAAAGTTATCCGGGCTCACTGAGTAGCAACGCTGTAGGACAGTTGAGCGACCAGTAATGGCAATTGCGTCTTCTACTTTAATGTCATAGTAGTCAACAGTTGCAGAGAGGTCGTCAGTGATTTGCCAAATAGCACCAACACTGTAAGTATCAGCCGTTTCTTCCTGGACATTCGGGTTACCACCTATCATACCGCCGGTACCCTGAGCTTCTGCTTGAGTCAAAGTAAACGAGCCATCTGCTTGTATACGGCTATTTACTGAAGCAATTGAGCGACAGTTTTCGGCGATATTGCCGGTTGTCGTTGCAGTTACGTCAACACACGGATCTGTAACACCCGCGAATGTTTCACCCGCTCCAGAATATAAATCCGAAATGTTTGGCGTACGGATAGCAGTTGCCGCTGATGCACGCAATTTAACACCATCGATTGGCTCATATTCAGTACCAAGGTTCCAGGTTGTCGCAGAACCGGCTGCTGAGTGATCAGAGTAGCGCGCAGCCAAATCTACAGACAGATCCATTAATACTGGAAGACGAGTTTCAAAGAAAATGTCTTTAGTGTCAAAACGGCCATTCGTTGGTTCTGAACGGTTTGTACTAGAAGCGCCTGTTTGAGCTAAGTCGCCTGGGCTATAAGTGCCTTTTTCTTCACGGTACTCAAGACCCCCCGCTAAACCTACGAAGCCGCCAGCTAATTCAATTGGTAAGTCACCTGAAACAACACTCTGCACTACAAACTGTTCTGCGGTGCCTGTTGCTTTTGCTGGAGTTGAAATGTAATCAACCGCAGCTTTAGAAACACTGTTCTCTCCAAACAAGTTCAGAGGTGCACAACCTTGCATACGAGCAATAGGGTCTGCACAAACTAAGTTGCCATTTGCATCTTCCACAACATCCAGAGCCAAACGTGCACGGTCAGTATTGATTTGGCCACCGTTTAACTGCTCTTGGTTTGTGCGGCCCCACGTCATGTAGGTATCCCAAGTCCAGTTGTAGTTAATGTCGTAAGTGAAACCAGAAGCAATACGCAGAGTGTCACGGGTAACGTCTGTAGAACGCGTTCCGAACTCGCTCATACGGCGCACAAAGGTGGTTTCATTTAGGTTATCAATACCTTCAGCCAATAAATTCTGACGCAATAGCTCAGGTACTAGCGGAGAGTATACGCTCATTCCATCAATAGGCTGTTCAACACGATGGTTCATCCAAAGATCTTCACCTATGTTGAATGGCGTCGGTTCAATTGTAGAGCCTTGAGTCTCTGCAGAGTTCCAGTGAACTGAACCAAATACACTCAAGTCACTTGCCAGGCTCTGGCGAATTTCAGCAGCCACATAGCGGCGCTCTAGTGGAGTTACTAACTGACGAGCGCTTGCGCGGTTAAAGCCACCTGAATACTCAGTTCCGTCACCGTTGTAACTATTATTTTCTGTTGTAATCCGGCCTTGAGGAGGATACGAAGACAGTACTTCGCCGACATACTCGTTACCGTTTTCATCCAAAAGGATTGCGCGGTCTACCGCTGAGAATTCACGATCCGTAGATTTCAAACCTTCGTCGTTGTCAATACCGAATGAGAACCAAGCGTTACCACCGTCCCAGTTCTTACCTGTAGTGAAATTGATGTTCTGGGTTTGACGATCGTGCTCGCCTGAAATACCCGCTTGAGCGTTAACTTCAACACCTTCGAAATCTTTACGGGTAATAATATTAACAACACCGGCAACAGCATCAGAACCGTAAACAGCAGATGATGCGCTTTTCAAGATTTCAATACGCTCGATCATTGCTGTTGGAATTGCATTCAAGTCAACTGCGTAACCTGTTGAAGGATCAACACCTGAAACAAAACGCTGACCGTTAACCAAAACAAGGGTACGCGCCGCACCCATATTACGTAATTCTGTTGTATTTAAGCCAACAGTCGTTGTGCTAAATGCTGAGTTAGACTGATCTGAGCCAGCTATAGCTACTGGAGACATATTCAAAACCTGTGCAACGTTGATAGCACCTGTTTGAACAATGTCATCACGTCCGATAACCGTTACCGGCACTGGCGTTTCCATATTGGTGCGGCTTAGGCGTGAACCTGTTACTTCGATTTTTTCGATATTATTTTCAGATGCGTTGTCTTGCGCTACCGCAGGAAAGGATAACGTAGACGCAACCGCAAGCGCAGTCATGCTGCGACGGAACAGTTTATTATTCATGAGATTACTCCCTGGAACATTTATTGTTTTAACGTTGCTTGATTGGCGAAAAGCAACCTGTCCCCATAACAGGGGATTAACCTTTTAACTCTCAGGGGCAATCTTTTCAAGGGTTTTACATGGGTTTTCTTTAAGAGGTCAGCCTGTTCGATTATTAAACAAACAGAACGATTATTATGCCACCTGATATATTAATAAATTTAACATTAGTTACTTTTTCAGTAACAGATGTTTTGCAGTTAATTCATTTTCATTAACAGAGTATGCTTGCGCCAAAAACAACTCACCACAGGCAATTGCATCGGTGAGTGCATGATGTGAACTATAATCAGGTAACCCGTATCGCTTACGGCATGCTGATAACGTAAGAGAGTCTTTTCGCACAGCCCCTTTCGCCTTCTCAAGCCGCTTCTTCTCAAACGCTAAGGTGTCAAATACAGCAAGCGGCTTCATAGGAATGTCATACGCTTTTTCGACTTGCTTCAAAAACCCCCAGTCCATTCCCTTGTGGTGGCAAACCATTACTGCATCATTGAGCGCGCGACTCAGCATTGCAAAGGTTTGTTTTGGGTCTGAGCTATGCACGAAATCGTCTTTCGTTAACCCATGAATGGTTGGGCTCTGCCCTAAGTCTATTTCCTGCCCATGAGCAAAAACGTGGTACTGTGCATTACCGAGTTGTATTGCGGGGGGGTGTATACTAACCCAGGCAATCGACAGTATGTCATGCTTCGTCGGGCTTAAGCCCGTACTTTCAATGTCCAAAGCAACATACCGAAGCTGCTGCCAAGGCTGTTTCAATTGCTGCCGACGGTCATACCAGTTCGCAAGTTGTTGTAACCAACTCCCCATTAGTAGCCCTGCCTACTGAACTTCAGCCCAACGCCTTGCTGTGCTTCTTTTATAATGCGAAACGCACTTTTCAGCTGTCTTCTGGAAAGCGTGCTCAGCTCATCAGGATCAATCGCATTTTTAGGCTTATTTGTTCCCCATACTT is drawn from Idiomarina piscisalsi and contains these coding sequences:
- a CDS encoding TonB-dependent receptor domain-containing protein, which encodes MKNLTFRKSLTAAAVAASLGFPAFAIAQDAQDVEAENNIEKIQVTGSRIKQTDIEGANPVSVFTGEDLAKVGITDVGDFIQRMPAMSGSPIGTTTNNGGNGSVQINLRGLGAARTLVLVNGRRTVDGGDFQTIPSSMIERIEVLKDGASAVYGADAVAGVVNVITKKSVQGVDVNFQYRTSTEANKDHERTFSVVAGREFADGNIVFGVDITEQTPVRQGDADNVDFFQLPYAGFDGESITANGPTAEGPNANAILLGSGSVPCGHFYVGGQEYILEACQDGSGGFEAWDGEGFVAEESDFREWVGSGANNDTYNYAPVNFIQTPYNKINVFSNADFKISDDVQAYTELRVNKRESLQRLAATPFDTLFDPGFSDDLALSPDSYYNPFSEPVTRLRRRVLEGNREFQQDVLQAQGVFGIRGYLTDTWDFDINYNYGYRERTDIDRGQLYGPNLSKALGPSFENANGDIVCGTPGNVIEGCVPMNITGGNGSLTDEMLGYVSVDLTDHYRSQLDTFTASTSGDLFELPAGFVGAAFGYEYRREWTAYSPDSGKALDEVSGNTGGGVEGSFTVNSLFGEVSLPILSGAPAAETLEANLGLRYDDFSTFGSESTYQAGIRWQPYQGLLIRGTYGEVFRAPTIGNLFSPQADSFPSASDPCRADNWSNLTASQQSVCVAEGVPQGGNSSTDSQVRSRVGGNPDLQPEEGDTTTIGVAWSPDFLEGFNVTVDWYEINIENVIDTVLTQNTMNACINGVQSLCDNITRGDDGIIEQVVTLPSNLTSRVAEGIDTEFSYNFNTEVGEFRTFLGWTHVLKRENTVVNDEGNLEAVDFTGTYSQFVTGETYPENKVNFTTDWFWNDLTVSYAAEYISGIDYELLYFPGTVSVDAQVYHDLSVAYETPWGPRVSVGVTNLTDENPPYIDQALGGGTDPSTYRVLGRGAFFRVSHKF
- a CDS encoding SAM-dependent methyltransferase, with protein sequence MKTTKNPWTEYWQRGAKASFLDEKSRLQAYQMRKFWFERFDEVDIKQPIVDIGTGNGAVVQWLTEYSEEKGKNLDIQGIDSADINPPNKELKLSGNTPYETFKLPSNKKVGMFVSHYGLEYGDMEEGLKNLRAQLKRGGSLIALMHSESSVIYKKSQAIYDLTPSVIKHLKKSVAPLQDALLKQGPNNLPRSALQAQQALNQFARKHEHNPAFHAMNFVQATKHILQAAAKGSEVDSRQVYAGYLNSINAHKARTQTLLKAVEQLSSPENIEKQFENAGFKNVLAQEVEFPESGIFGYCIQASK
- a CDS encoding TonB-dependent receptor domain-containing protein translates to MNNKLFRRSMTALAVASTLSFPAVAQDNASENNIEKIEVTGSRLSRTNMETPVPVTVIGRDDIVQTGAINVAQVLNMSPVAIAGSDQSNSAFSTTTVGLNTTELRNMGAARTLVLVNGQRFVSGVDPSTGYAVDLNAIPTAMIERIEILKSASSAVYGSDAVAGVVNIITRKDFEGVEVNAQAGISGEHDRQTQNINFTTGKNWDGGNAWFSFGIDNDEGLKSTDREFSAVDRAILLDENGNEYVGEVLSSYPPQGRITTENNSYNGDGTEYSGGFNRASARQLVTPLERRYVAAEIRQSLASDLSVFGSVHWNSAETQGSTIEPTPFNIGEDLWMNHRVEQPIDGMSVYSPLVPELLRQNLLAEGIDNLNETTFVRRMSEFGTRSTDVTRDTLRIASGFTYDINYNWTWDTYMTWGRTNQEQLNGGQINTDRARLALDVVEDANGNLVCADPIARMQGCAPLNLFGENSVSKAAVDYISTPAKATGTAEQFVVQSVVSGDLPIELAGGFVGLAGGLEYREEKGTYSPGDLAQTGASSTNRSEPTNGRFDTKDIFFETRLPVLMDLSVDLAARYSDHSAAGSATTWNLGTEYEPIDGVKLRASAATAIRTPNISDLYSGAGETFAGVTDPCVDVTATTTGNIAENCRSIASVNSRIQADGSFTLTQAEAQGTGGMIGGNPNVQEETADTYSVGAIWQITDDLSATVDYYDIKVEDAIAITGRSTVLQRCYSVSPDNFDPSCNDQVFRSSDGVLVDVDSSSSNENIISTSGVDLELNYRTQIADGQFAADLIWNYIDEYSIESIYDGSVETYEGSITTPNHRANLNLSYALNDLTFSWRMRYWDSAKDSTNGYNYNFTNFAPLEEFNNVGSVTYHDISAGYVMNDNYEFTFGVRNAFDKKPPMLPQGTVSGGTGINTASEAYDVTGRYYFAGVTMRF
- a CDS encoding 3'-5' exonuclease; this translates as MGSWLQQLANWYDRRQQLKQPWQQLRYVALDIESTGLSPTKHDILSIAWVSIHPPAIQLGNAQYHVFAHGQEIDLGQSPTIHGLTKDDFVHSSDPKQTFAMLSRALNDAVMVCHHKGMDWGFLKQVEKAYDIPMKPLAVFDTLAFEKKRLEKAKGAVRKDSLTLSACRKRYGLPDYSSHHALTDAIACGELFLAQAYSVNENELTAKHLLLKK